From the Thermosynechococcus sp. genome, the window GAGGCCTTTCAACGGTGGCAAGCCCAACTGCGCCAGCGATCGCAAAACTATCCTTTGTGCCCCCGCTGTCACTGCCCTACACCACTCAACGAACTACAGCGCTGGGGAGTCTGTGGGCCGTGTTATGTACGGTTAGCCTAAATACCAGCGCCGTTGAGAAACTCTTCAATGGGGCGATCGCTGAGGCGACAGGCTTGCCCTTGGGATGCTTGCAAATGTCCTTGAGCAAGGACAGGCACCTTTTTCTGCTGTTGCAGGGCCTGCACCTGTTGCTCCAGAAGTTCAATGCGATCCAACAGATAGCGAATCGCTTCGGCTTCGGAATCGGGAAGCTGGCCATGTTCCAAAGGAGCAACTTTGGCACCGGCACGATAGACAATCCGCCCAGGAATGCCCACCACCGTACAATCCGAGGGCACATCCCGCAGTACCACAGACCCTGCGCCAATGCGCACATTGTCCCCAATTGTGAGGTTGCCCAACACTTTTGCCCCAGCACCAACAACCACATTTTCACCG encodes:
- the cysE gene encoding serine O-acetyltransferase is translated as MLSTLKADFQIIFERDPAARNWLEVVFCYPGLQAIVLHRLSHWLWRRGIPFIPRFISHIARSLTGIEIHPGATIGKGVFIDHGMGVVIGETAVVGDYCLIYQGVTLGGTGKETGKRHPTLGENVVVGAGAKVLGNLTIGDNVRIGAGSVVLRDVPSDCTVVGIPGRIVYRAGAKVAPLEHGQLPDSEAEAIRYLLDRIELLEQQVQALQQQKKVPVLAQGHLQASQGQACRLSDRPIEEFLNGAGI